One genomic region from Mangifera indica cultivar Alphonso chromosome 17, CATAS_Mindica_2.1, whole genome shotgun sequence encodes:
- the LOC123199989 gene encoding axial regulator YABBY 5-like: protein MSSCTDAGPEQLCYIPCNFCNIVLAVSVPCSSLFDIVTVRCGHCSNLWSVNMAAAFQSLSWQDVQAPNNTPDYRVDLGSSSKCNNKISLRPPTHHVPEERVVNRPPEKRQRVPSAYNQFIKEEIQRIKANNPDISHREAFSTAAKNWAHFPHIHFGLMLEANNQPKLDDASDKRLVSRAALLNK, encoded by the exons ATGTCGAGCTGCACCGATGCTGGTCCCGAGCAACTTTGCTACATCCCTTGCAACTTTTGCAATATAGTTCTTGCG GTGAGTGTTCCTTGCAGCAGTTTGTTTGACATCGTGACCGTCCGATGCGGGCACTGCAGTAATCTATGGTCCGTGAATATGGCAGCTGCGTTTCAGTCACTTTCATGGCAAGATGTTCAG GCCCCCAACAACACGCCAGATTACAGAGTTGACTTGGGTTCCTCCTCCAAATGCAACAACAAGATATCACTGCGACCACCAACTCATCATGTGCCTGAGGAAAGGGTTGTCAATCGAC CTCCCGAGAAGAGGCAGCGAGTACCTTCTGCCTATAACCAGTTCATAAA AGAGGAGATCCAAAGGATCAAGGCTAATAACCCAGATATCAGCCACAGGGAAGCTTTCAGTACCGCTGCAAAGAAT TGGGCACACTTCCCTCATATCCATTTTGGGCTGATGCTGGAGGCCAACAACCAACCTAAGCTGGATGAT GCTTCTGATAAGCGTCTCGTGTCAAGGGCAGCCCTCCTGAATAAATGA